Proteins from a genomic interval of Rhodococcus rhodochrous:
- a CDS encoding TetR/AcrR family transcriptional regulator → MRADAAKRRQLIVQEARRLFAVHGSDVALEAVAEAAGVGIATLYRNFESRAALADEVALTILADMRAAGTEALERVGCSPEDAWVGYVQRLVELDLGALSATLAEFVTDEISESVRDAQAQTLAGVEELLDAVRSAGIVRPDLDALELVLAIGLITRPLPDAIRAVTPDLVPRLVSIVLAGMRPS, encoded by the coding sequence ATGCGTGCCGATGCCGCGAAGCGTCGTCAGCTGATCGTCCAGGAGGCGCGCCGGCTGTTCGCCGTCCACGGCAGCGACGTCGCGCTCGAGGCGGTCGCGGAGGCCGCCGGAGTCGGCATCGCTACCCTCTACCGGAACTTCGAGTCCCGGGCCGCGCTGGCCGACGAGGTCGCGCTGACGATCCTCGCCGACATGCGCGCAGCGGGCACCGAGGCCCTGGAGCGCGTCGGCTGCTCACCCGAGGACGCCTGGGTGGGCTACGTGCAACGGCTGGTCGAACTCGACCTGGGTGCACTCTCGGCCACCCTCGCCGAATTCGTGACCGACGAGATCTCCGAATCGGTGCGCGACGCCCAGGCGCAGACGCTCGCCGGGGTCGAGGAGCTGCTCGACGCGGTGCGATCCGCCGGCATCGTGCGCCCCGACCTCGACGCGCTGGAACTGGTCCTGGCGATCGGCCTGATCACCCGTCCCTTACCCGACGCGATCCGTGCGGTGACCCCGGATCTCGTTCCACGATTGGTGTCGATCGTTCTGGCGGGCATGCGACCGTCGTGA
- a CDS encoding flavin-containing monooxygenase: MTVHSAPQQIDTVVVGAGQAGLSAGYHLARRDRPFLIVDTYRRIGDNWRCHWDSLRLYSPAGYDGLPGMSFPGDPHRSPTKDELADYLESYASRFDLPVLGNTRVRRLSHDGDRFALDCGDTRIEANNVIVATGTFGRTPRVPDFASELDPEIVQLHSSEYHDPSQLRDGPVLVVGASHSGSEIAYELAASHPTILCGRDTGQLPVRVDSPAMRVLFPVLWFVWGHVLSVRTPMGRRAREDERRHGAPLLRIRRRELAARGVTRITERVTGVAELRPALSDGRILDVTNIVWCTGFRQYYDWIDLPVLDTDGWPREEHGVVPSVPGLYFTGLCFQSSFRSMLVGGAGADAEYVVRHLVARGAPTSTGTDPDRHRTRYTTKRRSTASPSATT; this comes from the coding sequence ATGACCGTCCACAGCGCACCCCAACAGATCGACACCGTCGTCGTCGGCGCAGGTCAGGCAGGCCTGTCCGCCGGTTACCATCTGGCCCGCCGTGACCGTCCGTTCCTCATCGTCGACACGTACAGACGCATCGGCGACAACTGGCGCTGCCATTGGGACTCGTTACGCCTGTACAGTCCCGCCGGCTACGACGGACTGCCCGGCATGTCGTTCCCGGGCGACCCGCACCGCTCCCCCACCAAGGACGAGCTCGCCGACTACCTCGAGTCCTACGCCTCCCGATTCGATCTGCCCGTACTCGGTAACACCCGGGTGCGCCGACTCTCCCACGACGGTGACCGGTTCGCCCTCGACTGCGGCGACACGCGGATCGAGGCGAACAACGTCATCGTGGCCACGGGCACGTTCGGTCGAACCCCACGCGTCCCCGACTTCGCTTCCGAACTGGATCCCGAAATCGTGCAGTTGCATTCGAGTGAATATCACGATCCGTCGCAGTTGCGTGACGGTCCGGTACTCGTGGTGGGGGCCTCTCATTCCGGCAGTGAGATCGCCTACGAGCTGGCGGCGTCCCATCCGACGATTCTGTGCGGACGCGACACCGGGCAGTTGCCGGTGCGTGTGGACAGTCCCGCGATGCGCGTGTTGTTCCCGGTCCTGTGGTTCGTGTGGGGACATGTGCTGTCCGTGCGTACCCCGATGGGACGACGTGCTCGCGAGGACGAACGGCGTCACGGCGCGCCGCTGCTGCGAATCCGCCGACGGGAGCTGGCCGCGCGCGGCGTCACCCGGATCACCGAGCGGGTGACCGGCGTGGCCGAACTCCGCCCCGCACTGTCCGACGGCCGGATTCTCGACGTGACGAATATTGTGTGGTGCACCGGATTCCGCCAGTACTACGACTGGATCGACCTACCGGTGCTCGACACGGATGGCTGGCCGCGCGAGGAACACGGCGTGGTTCCCTCGGTGCCCGGCTTGTACTTCACCGGTCTGTGCTTCCAGTCGTCGTTCCGGTCGATGCTCGTCGGCGGGGCCGGCGCGGACGCGGAGTACGTCGTCCGTCACCTCGTCGCACGCGGCGCACCCACGTCCACCGGAACGGATCCGGATCGGCACAGGACGCGCTACACGACGAAGCGGAGATCCACCGCGTCGCCGTCGGCTACGACGTAG
- a CDS encoding pseudouridine synthase: MVPVPMPSPLPVRNGVGPTRLRVPTSGPWSTVAEYVVARFDHLDADDLYRRFDAGEIVGIDGEPIGRGTELGAHRFVWYYRDLPVEEPVPFHEEILHIDDDLVVVDKPHFLPTTPGGRYLRESALVRLRTRLDNPDLTPIHRLDRATAGLVMFSARPETRGAYQSLFEKRRVTKVYEAVSALPAEWDPGAPEIAGRPVPVLYRNHIEARRGELRVVVDDTREPNSETLIEVLGSGMSRSGRAVLHTLLRPHTGRMHQLRVHLAALGIGILGDHWYPVLLPETPDDHSLPLQLLARELEFVDPLSGIERHFSTRRSLAEAPTTQD, encoded by the coding sequence ATGGTGCCCGTGCCGATGCCCTCACCGTTGCCCGTCAGGAACGGGGTCGGGCCCACGCGACTGCGTGTTCCGACCTCCGGTCCGTGGTCGACGGTCGCCGAGTACGTCGTCGCGCGTTTCGACCATCTCGACGCCGACGATCTCTACCGTCGCTTCGACGCCGGCGAGATCGTGGGGATCGACGGAGAACCCATCGGTCGCGGCACCGAACTCGGAGCGCACCGGTTCGTCTGGTACTACCGCGATCTGCCCGTCGAGGAACCGGTGCCGTTCCACGAGGAGATCCTGCATATCGACGACGACCTCGTCGTGGTCGACAAACCGCATTTCCTGCCCACCACCCCGGGTGGGCGCTACCTGCGCGAATCGGCACTGGTCCGACTGCGGACCCGCCTCGACAACCCGGACCTGACACCGATCCACCGGCTCGACCGGGCGACCGCCGGGCTCGTGATGTTCTCGGCCCGGCCGGAGACGCGCGGCGCCTACCAGTCCCTGTTCGAGAAGCGTCGGGTCACCAAGGTGTACGAGGCGGTGTCCGCACTGCCGGCGGAATGGGATCCGGGAGCGCCGGAGATCGCCGGACGTCCGGTCCCCGTGCTGTACCGCAACCACATAGAGGCGCGGCGCGGTGAGTTGCGCGTCGTCGTCGACGACACCCGCGAACCCAACTCGGAGACGCTGATCGAGGTGCTCGGATCCGGGATGAGCAGGTCCGGACGGGCCGTCCTGCACACCCTGCTGCGCCCGCACACGGGTCGGATGCATCAGCTGCGAGTACATCTGGCGGCGCTCGGTATCGGGATCCTCGGCGACCACTGGTATCCCGTGCTGCTGCCCGAGACACCGGACGACCATTCGCTCCCCCTCCAATTGCTCGCGCGCGAACTCGAATTCGTCGACCCCTTGTCAGGGATCGAGCGTCACTTTTCCACCCGGCGCAGCCTGGCCGAAGCACCGACCACGCAGGACTGA
- a CDS encoding LuxR family transcriptional regulator, translating into MGRSAVLDHARAAYRAREWPRALDGFRSADTLAVLSADDLDLFARAAYLAGHDDASVALYERAFAAHLEAGETESAGISAFWLCFLLMGRGEVARAGGWLERARQSGVPDRPDCATSGFLMIPGAVQQMYANRPTEALPIFTAAQRIGRACHDADLLALGSLGIGQCRVLLGDVDGGLRTLDEVLVAVGLGEVSPVVSGLVYCAVIETCYGTYHLQRAKEWTQALGRWCDDQSGLVPFRGQCLVHRAQMLQLEGDWSQAMDLARLALQRLSDPPGQPAMGMALYEQGELHRLRGEFAEAEAAYRSAGMYGQEVQPGLALLRLRQGDTTAAVAGILRGLGEASNLDRPRMLAAHTEIALATGDVAAARRSTDELEALTRTQDAPALAAMADHAQGSVLLAEGDPCGALERLRRSGRRWRDLGAPYERARVRVLQGRCCAALGDDDDARLEFDSAASVFHDLHALPDLRELRGPELADAPNGLTPREVQVLRAVATGKTNRAIAHEFVISEKTVARHLSNIFTKLEVSSRAAATAYAYEHRLL; encoded by the coding sequence ATGGGCAGGTCGGCGGTCCTGGACCACGCGCGGGCAGCGTACCGCGCGCGCGAGTGGCCGCGTGCCCTGGACGGATTCCGCAGCGCCGACACACTCGCCGTCCTGTCCGCGGACGACCTCGATCTGTTCGCCCGAGCCGCGTACCTCGCTGGTCACGACGACGCCAGCGTCGCACTGTACGAGCGCGCCTTCGCCGCACATCTCGAAGCCGGCGAAACCGAGAGCGCGGGTATCAGCGCCTTCTGGTTGTGCTTCCTGTTGATGGGACGCGGTGAAGTAGCACGGGCCGGAGGTTGGCTGGAGCGAGCCCGACAGTCGGGTGTCCCGGACCGACCGGACTGCGCGACCAGCGGCTTCCTGATGATCCCCGGAGCAGTACAGCAGATGTACGCGAACCGGCCGACCGAGGCACTGCCGATCTTCACCGCAGCTCAGCGCATCGGACGGGCCTGTCACGACGCCGACCTTCTCGCTCTCGGTTCGCTGGGCATCGGACAGTGCCGAGTCCTGCTCGGCGACGTCGACGGCGGGCTGCGGACACTCGACGAGGTACTCGTCGCTGTCGGATTGGGCGAGGTCTCGCCCGTCGTCTCCGGACTGGTGTACTGCGCTGTCATCGAGACCTGTTACGGCACATATCATCTGCAACGGGCGAAGGAGTGGACTCAGGCCCTCGGCCGCTGGTGCGACGATCAGTCCGGACTCGTGCCCTTCCGGGGACAGTGCCTGGTCCATCGCGCCCAGATGCTGCAACTCGAGGGCGACTGGTCGCAGGCGATGGACCTCGCCCGCCTCGCACTGCAGCGGCTGTCGGATCCGCCCGGTCAACCCGCGATGGGAATGGCCCTGTACGAGCAGGGCGAACTGCATCGTCTACGCGGTGAGTTCGCCGAGGCGGAAGCCGCCTACAGGTCAGCGGGCATGTACGGGCAGGAGGTGCAGCCGGGTCTTGCTCTGCTGCGTCTGAGGCAGGGCGACACCACCGCAGCGGTCGCCGGAATCCTCCGGGGTCTCGGCGAAGCCTCGAATCTCGACCGGCCGCGGATGCTCGCCGCCCACACGGAGATCGCGCTCGCCACCGGAGATGTGGCCGCGGCCCGGCGCAGCACCGACGAACTCGAGGCGCTGACCCGGACGCAGGACGCCCCTGCACTGGCAGCGATGGCCGACCACGCGCAGGGCTCGGTCCTGCTCGCCGAAGGTGACCCCTGCGGCGCCCTCGAACGGCTGCGGCGATCCGGCAGGCGCTGGCGTGACCTCGGTGCACCCTACGAACGTGCCCGGGTACGAGTGCTGCAGGGTCGATGCTGCGCCGCACTCGGCGACGACGATGACGCCCGGCTCGAATTCGACTCGGCAGCATCGGTTTTCCACGATCTGCACGCGTTGCCGGATCTGCGTGAGCTCCGCGGTCCCGAACTCGCCGACGCACCGAACGGGCTGACGCCCCGGGAGGTCCAGGTGCTGCGCGCCGTTGCCACGGGCAAGACGAATCGAGCCATCGCCCACGAGTTCGTCATCAGCGAGAAGACGGTGGCTCGGCACCTGAGCAACATATTCACCAAGCTCGAGGTGTCCTCACGAGCGGCGGCGACGGCCTACGCGTACGAGCATCGCCTGCTCTGA
- a CDS encoding ABC transporter permease: MADAATTTVPDAGDSTARKPHPALTVLGMTCGLGVILVLMLLVFIMPSLKSGPHDLQVGIVGTSAAAEEFETSLATAAPDAYTSQRFASEQELRDAIHDRDVIGGFVVDESGVRTLVAGAGSTAISGSLAGTSQAVGGALGADVTVEDVVPLPESDPTGIGIGGLAFPLVFGGIVPVVAFRKILPRSDGWYLTGLLVFAAVGGIVVASILTFAFGSIESTFWPVAGSMALGIAALALPLAGLQKAFGAKGFTIGAMAMMFLGNPLAGIATTSAWLPSGLGTFGQILPPGAAGTLVRSAAYFDGAGGFVALSTLATWIVVGLVLYAVGMRHAVGEEATERPSAQVTA, translated from the coding sequence ATGGCAGACGCCGCTACGACGACAGTTCCCGACGCGGGTGACTCCACCGCGCGCAAGCCGCATCCCGCGCTGACGGTGCTGGGAATGACGTGCGGGCTCGGGGTGATCCTCGTGCTCATGCTCTTGGTCTTCATCATGCCGTCACTGAAGAGCGGACCGCACGACCTGCAGGTCGGCATCGTCGGAACCTCTGCAGCGGCAGAAGAATTCGAGACGTCGCTCGCGACGGCCGCCCCCGACGCCTACACCTCGCAGCGATTCGCCTCCGAGCAGGAACTGCGCGACGCCATCCACGACCGCGACGTCATCGGAGGGTTCGTCGTCGACGAGTCGGGCGTCCGCACGCTGGTCGCCGGCGCGGGCTCGACCGCCATCTCCGGTTCGCTCGCCGGAACCTCGCAGGCGGTCGGCGGAGCACTCGGGGCCGACGTGACCGTCGAGGACGTCGTTCCGTTGCCGGAATCCGACCCCACCGGTATCGGCATCGGTGGTCTCGCCTTCCCGCTCGTCTTCGGTGGCATCGTCCCGGTCGTCGCATTCCGGAAGATCCTGCCGCGCAGCGACGGCTGGTACCTGACCGGCCTGCTCGTCTTCGCTGCCGTCGGTGGCATCGTCGTCGCGTCCATCCTCACCTTCGCGTTCGGAAGCATCGAATCGACCTTCTGGCCGGTCGCGGGATCCATGGCCCTCGGTATCGCCGCCCTTGCACTCCCGTTGGCCGGACTCCAGAAGGCCTTCGGCGCCAAAGGGTTCACCATCGGTGCGATGGCCATGATGTTCCTCGGCAATCCGCTGGCCGGTATCGCGACGACGTCGGCATGGCTGCCGTCCGGACTCGGTACCTTCGGTCAGATCCTTCCCCCGGGTGCTGCCGGAACCCTCGTGCGCTCCGCGGCATACTTCGACGGTGCCGGCGGATTCGTCGCGCTGTCGACCCTCGCCACGTGGATCGTCGTGGGACTCGTGCTCTACGCGGTGGGCATGCGACATGCGGTGGGTGAGGAAGCGACAGAGCGTCCTTCGGCGCAGGTCACGGCCTAG
- a CDS encoding AAA family ATPase: protein MAANRTRVSRVVMMCGPAGAGKTTYAKRLEREGWTRLSYEVEFWDRGITTMPSADVVAEVSADLKARLLRHVAAGNDVVLDFGFWFRRQRDEFRALLAPQGIVPETVYIATELETILSRVGDRHGRWADDWPLTERTATEYFERFEPPTPEEGPLEVVR, encoded by the coding sequence ATGGCAGCGAACAGGACCCGAGTGTCTCGCGTCGTGATGATGTGCGGCCCGGCCGGTGCCGGTAAGACCACCTATGCCAAGCGCCTGGAGCGCGAGGGTTGGACGCGTCTGTCGTACGAGGTGGAGTTCTGGGATCGCGGGATCACGACCATGCCCTCCGCCGACGTGGTGGCCGAGGTATCAGCAGACCTGAAGGCGCGCTTGCTGCGCCATGTGGCAGCCGGGAACGATGTCGTGCTCGACTTCGGATTCTGGTTCCGGCGACAACGTGACGAGTTCCGCGCACTGCTCGCACCGCAGGGCATCGTGCCGGAGACCGTGTACATCGCGACGGAGCTCGAGACCATCCTGAGCCGGGTCGGCGACCGGCACGGGAGGTGGGCGGACGATTGGCCGCTGACCGAGCGGACGGCGACGGAGTACTTCGAGCGGTTCGAGCCGCCGACGCCCGAGGAAGGACCGCTCGAAGTAGTCCGCTAG
- a CDS encoding MFS transporter, translated as MTAPARLGIPTGTLALLAALYFAQGLPYGFFTQALPVVLRESGFSLIAISATGVLFAPWALKFLWAPYVDHYGTRRQWLLSLQLAASAVSLILACLDLSSTLRWLLVGIAVVNALSATQDVATDGLAVQLLGPKQRGLGNGIQVGAYRIGMIVGGGALLWVFSLAGWRSLFLAMAFLLVLTTIPVWRLPRTKRPATPDREPRGATRMTVAWWARLRRPGMLAFILLIGGFKFGDSMGSAMVGPFMSDSGLTLGQIALVKGVLSSAGALGGAALGGWLCFRRGRRQALLIGGVTQTASLALYVVASLGYGGFGLIVSASLAEHVLGGAATVAVFTLMMDAADRDHAGSDYTLLACAIVVVQGIAGFTAGVVGDVFGYPALFGTSLVLSGIGCAVLLLALDRGIGPSGVHGVWRSGAGQAVSRPR; from the coding sequence ATGACTGCACCGGCCCGGCTCGGCATCCCGACCGGCACGCTCGCGCTGCTGGCCGCCCTGTACTTCGCGCAGGGTCTGCCGTACGGGTTCTTCACGCAGGCGCTTCCGGTGGTGCTCCGCGAGTCCGGCTTCTCGTTGATCGCGATCAGCGCGACGGGTGTGCTCTTCGCGCCGTGGGCGCTGAAGTTCCTGTGGGCGCCGTACGTCGACCACTACGGGACGCGGCGGCAGTGGCTGCTCTCGCTCCAGCTCGCGGCGTCGGCGGTGTCGTTGATCCTGGCGTGCCTCGACCTGTCGTCGACGCTGCGGTGGCTGCTCGTCGGCATCGCGGTGGTCAACGCCCTCTCGGCCACGCAGGACGTCGCGACCGACGGTCTGGCCGTGCAACTGCTCGGACCGAAACAACGCGGGTTGGGGAACGGCATCCAGGTCGGCGCGTACCGCATCGGGATGATCGTCGGCGGGGGAGCACTGCTGTGGGTCTTCTCCCTCGCGGGTTGGCGCAGCCTGTTTCTCGCGATGGCGTTCCTGCTGGTGCTGACGACGATCCCGGTGTGGCGACTGCCGCGCACAAAGCGACCGGCCACGCCGGATCGGGAACCGAGAGGCGCGACCCGCATGACGGTCGCGTGGTGGGCGCGGCTGCGCCGCCCCGGCATGCTCGCGTTCATCCTGCTCATCGGCGGCTTCAAGTTCGGCGACTCGATGGGTTCGGCGATGGTGGGACCGTTCATGTCCGACTCCGGACTCACCCTCGGGCAGATCGCGCTGGTCAAGGGAGTGCTGTCCTCGGCAGGCGCCCTCGGCGGCGCCGCACTCGGTGGGTGGCTGTGCTTCCGTCGCGGTCGCCGGCAGGCCCTGCTGATCGGCGGCGTCACCCAGACGGCGAGCCTCGCGCTGTACGTCGTCGCGTCGCTCGGCTACGGCGGGTTCGGGCTCATCGTCTCCGCGAGCCTGGCCGAACATGTCCTCGGTGGTGCCGCGACGGTCGCGGTGTTCACGCTCATGATGGACGCCGCGGACAGGGACCACGCCGGCAGCGACTACACCCTGCTCGCGTGCGCGATCGTCGTCGTGCAGGGCATCGCGGGATTCACCGCCGGTGTGGTCGGAGACGTCTTCGGCTATCCCGCGCTGTTCGGCACCAGCCTGGTGTTGTCGGGAATCGGATGCGCCGTCCTGCTGCTCGCC
- a CDS encoding MFS transporter, with the protein MTKVVDGYLRSPLSGIAPWILMSVLSAPGRFEEAVCFALGLVLLTMWVGARRGIKIHALDTFGAAFFAVLAAVGLIASDGVIDWMEIWAGELTNIALAVFVVATLIARRPFTLPYAKEDTPQEYWTSPLFMKINYVISAVWAGAFTFSAIVGFIGDAVMRDPGNFWTGWVLQLAAIFFAVSFTEFYPDYAGAKFAASQGESEPAPSLLKLIDWLPTFVLVAGIFGWVTDSIPDAVGIGMIVVGIIGSAVIGRLSPKIEKAST; encoded by the coding sequence ATGACCAAGGTCGTCGACGGTTACCTCCGGTCGCCACTGTCGGGCATCGCACCGTGGATCCTCATGTCCGTCCTGTCGGCCCCGGGACGGTTCGAGGAAGCGGTGTGTTTCGCTCTCGGCCTCGTCCTGCTGACGATGTGGGTGGGCGCGCGACGCGGCATCAAGATACACGCCCTCGACACGTTCGGTGCGGCGTTCTTCGCCGTCCTGGCGGCGGTGGGCCTCATCGCGTCGGACGGTGTCATCGACTGGATGGAGATCTGGGCGGGTGAACTCACCAACATCGCGCTCGCGGTGTTCGTCGTCGCCACCCTGATCGCGCGCAGACCGTTCACACTCCCCTACGCGAAAGAGGACACGCCCCAGGAATACTGGACGTCTCCCCTGTTCATGAAGATCAATTACGTGATCTCCGCGGTCTGGGCCGGTGCGTTCACCTTCTCCGCCATCGTCGGATTCATCGGCGACGCCGTGATGCGCGACCCGGGCAACTTCTGGACCGGTTGGGTGCTCCAGCTCGCGGCGATCTTCTTCGCGGTCTCCTTCACCGAGTTCTATCCGGACTACGCCGGTGCGAAGTTCGCGGCGTCGCAGGGCGAGTCCGAACCCGCCCCGTCGCTCCTGAAGCTGATCGACTGGTTGCCGACGTTCGTGCTGGTCGCGGGGATCTTCGGGTGGGTCACCGACTCGATACCGGACGCGGTCGGGATCGGCATGATCGTCGTCGGCATCATCGGCAGCGCCGTGATCGGCAGACTCTCACCGAAGATCGAGAAGGCCTCCACGTGA